A genomic region of Xiphophorus couchianus chromosome 9, X_couchianus-1.0, whole genome shotgun sequence contains the following coding sequences:
- the pcsk9 gene encoding proprotein convertase subtilisin/kexin type 9 has translation MRPVSGWIGWALCLCASCTAVCAQDRAEDDETVLERIRDDDGGLQPGTGGEPAAEFLKCNKAAWRMPGQYLVVLHQGTHESQVQRTVRRLRARAARRGNPLEVLQTYSGVLQGFLVKMSHDVLHLALKLPHVQYVEEDSSIFAQSAPWNLQRLLQPHGGVSVNATYLPPNDGEMAEVYLMDGSVQSSHREVEGRVLITDFNNVPEEDGVRVHRQASQCDGHGTHLAGVVTGSDSGVARGVGVNLVRVLNCQGKGTVSGALAGLEFIRATLLARPVDAAVVLLPFIGGFSRSLNAACRETVARGAAVVAAAGNYREDACLYSPASEPEVITLGAVNSEDQLMSQGAGGTNFGRCVDLFAPGDDIVSASSDCSTCFTSHSGTSQAAAHAAGIAAVILSANQMASPVQVLQVMLHYSVSNTINFLSLSETHRLTTPNLVAAMPPANNPAPSVELLCRSVWSERSGLSNADAAVSRCRVGEEMMGCSSYAPDGARVGETLTESSGRMECVAYNGLTGNGVFAVARCCVVDGLQCRAHASPGPGRDAQCAGPQNHLTGCTSWSAAEISSDSRPHRGAGRSCSVKDGVTSHAVCCHAPSLQCRLLETTSSDKEQVEVTCPSGWTVTDCSAVSEGSAVVGSVPEGSGCRIRSAGEVEAEGVAVCCRVTPPDPPATTPN, from the exons ATGCGTCCCGTTTCTGGATGGATCGGCTGGGCGCTGTGTCTGTGCGCATCATGTACGGCGGTGTGCGCGCAGGACCGCGCTGAGGACGACGAGACGGTCCTGGAGCGGATCCGCGACGACGACGGCGGGCTTCAGCCTGGAACTGGAGGCGAGCCAGCCGCAGAGTTCCTCAAGTGCAACAAG GCGGCTTGGCGCATGCCCGGTCAGTACCTGGTCGTCCTGCACCAAGGGACGCACGAGTCTCAGGTCCAGAGGACCGTCAGGAGGCTGAGAGCCAGAGCCGCCCGGAGAGGAAACCCGCTGGAGGTCCTGCAGACCTACTCTGGAGTTCTGCAGGGCTTTCTGGTCAAAATGAGCCACGATGTACTTCACCtg GCATTGAAGCTTCCTCATGTCCAATACGTAGAGGAAGATTCGTCCATCTTTGCCCAGAGCGCCCCCTGGAACCTGCAGCGATTACTGCAGCCTCACGGTGGCGTCTCAGTAAACGCAACGTACCTGCCTCCGA ATGATGGAGAGATGGCCGAGGTGTACCTGATGGATGGCAGTGTGCAGAGCTCCCACAGAGAGGTTGAAGGACGAGTTCTCATCACAGACTTTAATAACGTTCCTGAGGAGGACGGAGTCAGAGTTCATAGGCAG GCCAGTCAGTGTGACGGTCACGGCACGCACTTGGCCGGTGTCGTGACGGGATCGGATTCGGGTGTTGCTCGGGGTGTCGGTGTTAACCTGGTCCGTGTGCTGAACTGTCAGGGGAAAGGAACCGTCTCCGGAGCTCTGGCAG GGCTGGAGTTTATCCGAGCGACCTTACTGGCGCGCCCCGTGGACGCGGCGGTTGTCTTGCTGCCCTTCATCGGCGGCTTCAGCCGGTCACTGAACGCAGCATGCAGAGAGACGGTGGCCCGCGGAGCCGCCGTCGTCGCCGCTGCAGGGAACTACAGAGAAGACGCTTGCCTCTATTCGCCCGCTTCAGAACCCGAG GTCATCACCTTAGGGGCCGTGAACTCTGAGGACCAGCTCATGTCGCAAGGAGCAGGGGGCACCAACTTCGGCCGTTGCGTCGACCTGTTTGCGCCCGGTGATGACATCGTTAGCGCCAGCAGCGACTGCAGCACCTGCTTCACCTCACACAGCGGAACGTCGCAGGCTGCCGCTCACGCTGCCG gtaTAGCAGCCGTGATCCTGTCCGCCAATCAGATGGCCTCCCCGGTGCAGGTCCTGCAGGTGATGCTGCATTACTCCGTTAGCAACACAATTAACTTCCTGTCTCTGTCTGAAACGCATCGTCTCACAACTCCAAACCTGGTGGCAGCCATGCCTCCCGCCAACAACCCAGCACCAA GTGTCGAGCTCCTGTGTCGCTCAGTGTGGTCAGAAAGGTCAGGCCTGTCGAACGCGGACGCGGCCGTGAGCCGCTGTCGCGTCGGGGAGGAAATGATGGGCTGCAGCAGCTACGCCCCTGACGGCGCCCGCGTGGGAGAAACGCTCACC GAGAGCAGCGGACGCATGGAGTGCGTCGCCTACAACGGGCTGACAGGCAACGGGGTGTTCGCGGTGGCCCGCTGCTGTGTGGTGGATGGTCTGCAGTGCCGCGCCCACGCGAGCCCCGGGCCCGGGCGGGACGCTCAGTGTGCGGGCCCACAGAACCACCTCACGG GCTGCACCAGTTGGTCCGCAGCCGAGATCTCGTCCGACTCCCGCCCTCATCGCGGCGCCGGGAGGAGCTGCTCGGTGAAGGACGGAGTCACGTCGCACGCAGTCTGCTGCCACGCTCCGTCTCTTCAGTGCCGTCTGCTGGAAACCACGTCGTCTGACAAAGAGCAG GTTGAGGTGACCTGTCCCTCGGGCTGGACTGTGACGGACTGCAGCGCCGTCTCCGAGGGCTCTGCCGTTGTCGGGTCAGTGCCCGAGGGCAGCGGCTGCCGGATCCGCAGCGCGGGGGAAGTGGAGGCGGAGGGCGTAGCCGTCTGCTGCCGTGTCACACCGCCAGACCCCCCTGCTACAACTCCCAACTGA